One window of Dermacentor albipictus isolate Rhodes 1998 colony unplaced genomic scaffold, USDA_Dalb.pri_finalv2 scaffold_14, whole genome shotgun sequence genomic DNA carries:
- the LOC139051771 gene encoding uncharacterized protein, which produces MPKNQNTLACNLDKKTRTTQDVHFSAPSQLPEVTRTQATNGTRLYHCSAVEIASTSGFATAVSQHVGDNAYEIIGPDDESPQGANDISVAEVSPIPPEVTMTGGTAAIDTETAMSTAAATVYEASSSVSASAAVSEGTAPGLVEQHVCYHCDFFCSAYNSFAQHTKAFHHDCEPLFLCSKCKVCNKHHFKI; this is translated from the exons atgccaaaaaatcaaaacacattggcatgcaatttggacaagaaaacta ggacaacccaggacgtgcatttctcagcacccagtcaactgccagaagtgactcgaacacaggccacca atggcactcggctgtaccactgcagtgctgtggaaattgccagcaccagcggctttgcaacagctgtttcgcagcatgtcg gagataatgcctacgaaattattggccctgatgacgagagccctcaaggggcaaacgacatctctgttgcagaagtgagcccgataccacctgaagttaccatgacaggtggcacggcagcaatagatacagagacggccatgtctactgcagctgcaacagtgtacgaggcaagcagcagtgtgtcggcatcagcagcagtgtcagaaggaaccgcaccaggcctggtagagcaacatgtgtgctatcactgtgactttttttgtagtgcatacaactcatttgctcaacatacgaaagcttttcaccacgactgtgagccattgttcttgtgcagcaagtgcaaagtgtgcaacaagcatcactttaagatatga